In Falco naumanni isolate bFalNau1 chromosome 25, bFalNau1.pat, whole genome shotgun sequence, the following proteins share a genomic window:
- the SARS2 gene encoding serine--tRNA ligase, mitochondrial isoform X1, with protein sequence MAARRAVGAAVRGWRRAASGGAGAGGGAPGGGGAARSRLYEHVREGRSARPQLDVAALSEREVERRRGALRGSDLGGIVRSWARLGEVRASIARLQAEKDQVAQGVRALLAAHDKETAEALPAYLSLRAQGRQIRLELQQLLAEEAALDEQFYIQALQLPNRTHPEAPVGDESQARVVEVVGEKPAFTFKPKGHLELGESLDIIRQRRLSHVSGHRSYYLCGAGALLQHALVRFAMTKLLSKGFLPMTVPDLLRGAVFEGCGMQPNATPSPIYTIDPSRFEDLCLAGTSEVGIAGYFMDHAVRLEDLPLRIVCSSTCYRAETDTGREPWGLYRVHQFTKVEMFGVTAAESGAESEALLAEFVALQKEIFSELGLHYRVLDMPTEELGLPAYRKFDIEAWMPGRGKYGEISSASNCTDYQSRRLNIMYSDSARRLRHAHTVNGTACAVSRMLIALLECNQLPDGSVRVPPALQPLIGQTVLTRPPAPLLRYISPNQPGGGARGTLSPSPNRGEPPPAAPQPGGGGEGEP encoded by the exons ATGGCGGCGCGCAGAGCAGTAGGGGCGGCGGTTCGGGGCTGGCGGAGGGCGGCGAgcgggggcgccggggcggggggaggggcaccgggggggggaggggcggcgcGGAGCCGACTGTACGAGCACGTGCGCGAGGGGCGGAGCGCGCGGCCGCAGCTGGACGTGGCGGCGCTGAGCGAGCGGGAGGTGGAGCGGAGGCGCGGGGCCCTGCGGGGGAGCGACCTCGGCGGCATC gttcGGAGCTGGGCGCGGCTGGGGGAGGTGCGGGCCAGCATCGCCCGCCTGCAGGCTGAGAAGGACCAGGTGGCCCAGGGTGTGCGCGCCCTCCTg gcagcccacGACAAGGAGACAGCGGAGGCG ctccccgccTACCTGTCGCTGCGGGCCCAAGGCCGCCAGATCcggctggagctgcagcagctgctggctgaggaGGCCGCCCTGGACGAGCAATTCTACATCcaagccctgcagctccccaaCCGCACCCACCCTGAGGCG CCCGTTGGGGATGAAAGCCAGGCTCGtgtggtggaggtggtgggagaGAAGCCAG CCTTTACCTTCAAGCCCAAGGGACACCTGGAGCTGGGTGAGAGCCTGGACATCATCCGCCAGCG GCGCCTGTCGCATGTCTCGGGCCATCGCTCCTACTACCtgtgcggggccggggcgctgCTGCAGCACGCGCTCGTGCGCTTCGCCATGACCAAGCTGCTCTCCAAG GGTTTCCTACCCATGACAGTCCCCGACCTGCTGCGAGGCGCCGTTTTT GAAGGCTGCGGGATGCAGCCCAatgccaccccctcccccatctACACCATCGACCCCTCGCGCTTCGAGGATCTCTGCCTGGCTGGGACCTCCGAGGTGGGGATTGCAG GGTACTTCATGGACCATGCTGTGCGGCTGGAGGACCTGCCCCTCAG GATtgtctgctccagcacctgctACCGGGCTGAAACTGACACAGGACGGGAACCGTGGGGGCTCTACCGTGTCCACCAGTTCACCAAG gtggAAATGTTCGGGGTGACGGCGGCAGAGAGCGGGGCCGAGAGCGAAGCGCTGCTGGCCGAGTTCGtggctctgcagaaggaaatctTCTCCGAGCTGGGCTTGCACTACCG tgTCCTGGATATGCCCACCGAGGAGCTGGGGCTCCCCGCTTACCGCAAGTTTGATATCGAAGCCTGGATGCCCGGCCGGGGGAAATACGGGGAG ATTTCCAGCGCCTCCAACTGCACCGACTACCAGAGCCGGCGGCTGAACATCATGTACAGCGACAGCGCCAGGCGGCTGCGCCACGCACACACG GTGAACGGCACCGCCTGCGCCGTCTCCCGAATGCTCATCGCCCTCCTGGAGTGCAACCAGCTACCG gacgGCAGTGTCCGTGTGCCCCccgccctgcagcccctcatCGGTCAAACCGTGCTCacccggcccccagccccgctgctgcGGTACATCAGCCCCAaccagcctggggggggggccCGAGGGACCCTGAGCCCCTCCCCGAACCGGGGGGAGccccccccagctgcaccccaacccgggggggggggggagggggagcccTAA
- the SARS2 gene encoding serine--tRNA ligase, mitochondrial isoform X2 — translation MAARRAVGAAVRGWRRAASGGAGAGGGAPGGGGAARSRLYEHVREGRSARPQLDVAALSEREVERRRGALRGSDLGGIVRSWARLGEVRASIARLQAEKDQVAQGVRALLAAHDKETAEALPAYLSLRAQGRQIRLELQQLLAEEAALDEQFYIQALQLPNRTHPEAPVGDESQARVVEVVGEKPAFTFKPKGHLELGESLDIIRQRWAPVACLGPSLLLPVRGRGAAAARARALRHDQAALQGFPTHDSPRPAARRRFCCGMQPNATPSPIYTIDPSRFEDLCLAGTSEVGIAGYFMDHAVRLEDLPLRIVCSSTCYRAETDTGREPWGLYRVHQFTKVEMFGVTAAESGAESEALLAEFVALQKEIFSELGLHYRVLDMPTEELGLPAYRKFDIEAWMPGRGKYGEISSASNCTDYQSRRLNIMYSDSARRLRHAHTVNGTACAVSRMLIALLECNQLPDGSVRVPPALQPLIGQTVLTRPPAPLLRYISPNQPGGGARGTLSPSPNRGEPPPAAPQPGGGGEGEP, via the exons ATGGCGGCGCGCAGAGCAGTAGGGGCGGCGGTTCGGGGCTGGCGGAGGGCGGCGAgcgggggcgccggggcggggggaggggcaccgggggggggaggggcggcgcGGAGCCGACTGTACGAGCACGTGCGCGAGGGGCGGAGCGCGCGGCCGCAGCTGGACGTGGCGGCGCTGAGCGAGCGGGAGGTGGAGCGGAGGCGCGGGGCCCTGCGGGGGAGCGACCTCGGCGGCATC gttcGGAGCTGGGCGCGGCTGGGGGAGGTGCGGGCCAGCATCGCCCGCCTGCAGGCTGAGAAGGACCAGGTGGCCCAGGGTGTGCGCGCCCTCCTg gcagcccacGACAAGGAGACAGCGGAGGCG ctccccgccTACCTGTCGCTGCGGGCCCAAGGCCGCCAGATCcggctggagctgcagcagctgctggctgaggaGGCCGCCCTGGACGAGCAATTCTACATCcaagccctgcagctccccaaCCGCACCCACCCTGAGGCG CCCGTTGGGGATGAAAGCCAGGCTCGtgtggtggaggtggtgggagaGAAGCCAG CCTTTACCTTCAAGCCCAAGGGACACCTGGAGCTGGGTGAGAGCCTGGACATCATCCGCCAGCGGTGG GCGCCTGTCGCATGTCTCGGGCCATCGCTCCTACTACCtgtgcggggccggggcgctgCTGCAGCACGCGCTCGTGCGCTTCGCCATGACCAAGCTGCTCTCCAAG GGTTTCCTACCCATGACAGTCCCCGACCTGCTGCGAGGCGCCGTTTTT GCTGCGGGATGCAGCCCAatgccaccccctcccccatctACACCATCGACCCCTCGCGCTTCGAGGATCTCTGCCTGGCTGGGACCTCCGAGGTGGGGATTGCAG GGTACTTCATGGACCATGCTGTGCGGCTGGAGGACCTGCCCCTCAG GATtgtctgctccagcacctgctACCGGGCTGAAACTGACACAGGACGGGAACCGTGGGGGCTCTACCGTGTCCACCAGTTCACCAAG gtggAAATGTTCGGGGTGACGGCGGCAGAGAGCGGGGCCGAGAGCGAAGCGCTGCTGGCCGAGTTCGtggctctgcagaaggaaatctTCTCCGAGCTGGGCTTGCACTACCG tgTCCTGGATATGCCCACCGAGGAGCTGGGGCTCCCCGCTTACCGCAAGTTTGATATCGAAGCCTGGATGCCCGGCCGGGGGAAATACGGGGAG ATTTCCAGCGCCTCCAACTGCACCGACTACCAGAGCCGGCGGCTGAACATCATGTACAGCGACAGCGCCAGGCGGCTGCGCCACGCACACACG GTGAACGGCACCGCCTGCGCCGTCTCCCGAATGCTCATCGCCCTCCTGGAGTGCAACCAGCTACCG gacgGCAGTGTCCGTGTGCCCCccgccctgcagcccctcatCGGTCAAACCGTGCTCacccggcccccagccccgctgctgcGGTACATCAGCCCCAaccagcctggggggggggccCGAGGGACCCTGAGCCCCTCCCCGAACCGGGGGGAGccccccccagctgcaccccaacccgggggggggggggagggggagcccTAA
- the OPA3 gene encoding optic atrophy 3 protein, which translates to MVAGAFPLAKLLTLGARQLSRPLAARIKAGARASPFFRTYICLPPAQLYHWVEMRAKMRLMGFRGAAVKPLNEEAAAELGAELLGEAIVFGVGGLCLYLEYARQAGQTRRREGEQAAALRELREGLEGLRAELEAMAARLPPGPGGLGHAPANLNHAHAGLNHAGANHAPAGANHAPVDANHAPAGANHAHDECSCAPAGASHAPAASSHAPVGTNHASTDPGY; encoded by the exons ATGGTGGCGGGCGCGTTCCCGCTGGCCAAGCTGCTGACCCTGGGCGCGCGCCAGCTGAGCCGCCCCCTGGCGGCGCGCATCAAAGCCGGGGCCCGCGCCAGTCCCTTCTTCCGCACCTACATCTGCCTGCCCCCCGCCCAGC tgTATCACTGGGTGGAGATGCGCGCCAAGATGCGGCTGATGGGCTTCCGCGGCGCCGCCGTGAAACCGCTGAacgaggaggcggcggcggagcTGGGGGCGGAGCTGCTGGGGGAAGCGATCGTGTTCGGCGTTGGGGGGCTCTGCTTGTACCTGGAGTACGCGCGGCAGGCGGGGCAGACGCGCCGCCGGGAAGGGGAGCaggcggcggcgctgcgggaGCTGCGcgaggggctggaggggctgcgGGCCGAGCTGGAGGCCATGGCGGCACGCCTGCCGCCTGGCCCCGGCGGGCTCGGCCACGCCCCCGCGAACCTTAACCACGCCCATGCCGGCCTTAACCACGCCGGCGCTAACCACGCCCCCGCCGGCGCTAACCACGCCCCCGTCGACGCTAACCACGCCCCCGCCGGCGCTAACCACGCCCACGACGAATGTAGCTGTGCACCTGCGGGCGCTAGCCACGCCCCCGCCGCGTCTAGCCACGCCCCTGTCGGCACTAACCACGCCTCCACCGACCCTGGCTATTAA
- the NFKBIB gene encoding LOW QUALITY PROTEIN: NF-kappa-B inhibitor beta (The sequence of the model RefSeq protein was modified relative to this genomic sequence to represent the inferred CDS: deleted 1 base in 1 codon): MGAGGPPGVVPHSPPPHLPPPPQPPPPPPGYTPLHVAVLRKDLEMVELLLSAGADLNKAEPSCGRSPLHLAVEAQSPEVAECLLRAGADPAARMYVGYTPLYSARHRPDPRLPQLLRRFGAQDPPGDSDDSPDEGEGDNSDEEYDDIVINSGRCVD; encoded by the exons ATGGGGGCAGGGGGTcctcct GGGGTAgttccccacagcccccccccccatctcccaccccccccccaacccccccccccccccccaggttaCACCCCCCTCCACGTCGCCGTCCTGCGCAAAGACCTGGAGATGgtggagctgctgctcagcGCTGGAGCCGACCTCAACAAGGCG GAGCCCAGCTGCGGCCGCAGCCCCCTGCACCTGGCGGTGGAGGCGCAGAGCCCCGAGGTGGCCGAGTGCCTCTTACGCGCCGGCGCAGACCCCGCGGCCCGCATGTACGTGGGGTACACCCCCCTGTACAGCGCCCGCCACCGCCCGGACCCCCgcctc ccccagctgctgcgCCGCTTCGGGGCTCAGGACCCCCCCGGCGACTCTGACGACAGCCCCGACGAGGGGGAGGGGGACAACAGTGAC gAGGAATACGACGATATCGTCATCAACAGCGGGCGCTGCGTGGactga
- the LOC121080328 gene encoding LOW QUALITY PROTEIN: vasodilator-stimulated phosphoprotein (The sequence of the model RefSeq protein was modified relative to this genomic sequence to represent the inferred CDS: deleted 3 bases in 3 codons) — translation MEVPMLGGGGQHPGGPTPQGLPPLLGASPPLPAPGSETVLCSARASVLLYDDTHKQWVAAGGGPQTLSCVQLYHHPGTNAFRLVGRKMQPDQQVVLNCPLGRGLRYSQATPQFHQWREARRVWGLSFGAPREAALFAAAVLRALRALEEGTPLSWPDPDGSASEEPEQQERHALEDPERRVAPAGTQAMPTGGPPPPPGPPPTPGAPPPPPGPPPATGVPPAPPLPPAAAGGAAGGGSRGVSGFAAAIAGAKLRKVGKDEAPGGGAPPAPPKGDGARGGAGGGLMEEMSAMLARRRKATLHGDKPVPKKDDDITSDEVEPGTRTPGQPVEPVRRPWEKASSTLPRMKSAIPAAPADPPSPADEPDLERMKQELLEEVRRELQKMKEEIIEAFVVELRKRSAP, via the exons ATGGAGGTGCccatgttggggggggggggtcagcaCCCAGGGGGTCCCACCCCACAGGGGTTGCCCCCCCTGCTGGGCGCCTCCCCACCCTTGCCTGCCCCCGGCAGCGAGACGGTGCTGTGCAGCGCCCGGGCCTCAGTGCTGCTCTACGATGACACCCACAAGCAGTgggtggcagct ggggggggtccccagaCCCTCAGCTGCGTCCAGCTCTACCACCACCCTGGCACCAACGCCTTCCGCCTGGTGGGACGCAAGATGCAGCCCGACCAGCAg GTGGTGCTGAACTGCccactggggagggggctgcgcTACAGCCAGGCCACCCCCCAGTTTCACCAGTGGCGGGAGGCCCGGCGGGTCTGGGGGCTCAGCTTCGGCGCCCCCCGTGAGGCCGCCCTCTTCGCTGCCGCTGTCCTGCGGGCGCTGCGGGCGCTggaggagg GCACCCCCCTGTCCTGGCCAGACCCTGATGGTTCAGCCTCAGAGGAGCCCgagcagcaggagag GCATGCGCTGGAGGACCCCGAGCGCCGTGTGGCACCTGCAG gcacccAGGCTATGCCCACTGGAGgccctccacccccccccggccccccccccacccccggggccccccccccaccccctggcccccccccagccacggGGGTCCCACCGGCCCCCCCCttaccaccagcagcagcagggggtgctgccgggggggggtcccgg ggggtcTCCGGTTTTGCAGCTGCCATCGCGGGAGCTAAACTCAGGAAAGTCGGCAAG GATGAGGCGCCGGGTGGGGGAGCTCCCCCTGCGCCCCCCAAGGGCGACggtgcccgggga ggggcggggggggggctgatgGAGGAGATGAGCGCCATGCTGGCCCGACG gagGAAAGCCACCCTGCATGGGGACAAGCCAGTGCCAAAGAAGGACGATGACATCACCAGC gaCGAGGTGGAGCCGGGCACTAGGACCCCGGGGCAGCCCGTGG agcctgtgcGGAGACCCTGGGAGAAAGCCAGCTCCACACTGCccag GATGAAGTCAGCCATCCCGGCTGCCCCCGCcgacccccccagccctgccgaCGAGCCTGACCTGGAGCGAATGAAACAG gagctgctggaggaggtgcGGAGAGAGCTGCAGAAGATGAAGGAGGAGATCATTgaag catttGTGGTGGAGCTGCGGAAGCGGAGCGCGCCCtag